A portion of the Candidatus Pristimantibacillus lignocellulolyticus genome contains these proteins:
- a CDS encoding PspA/IM30 family protein, with translation MSIFDRLFRIGKANVNAAIDKIEDPVKIIDQVLRELDEDVEKVTAAVTSQMAVEKRFQRELSGAEELVARRDAQARQALAANNEDLAREALLDKKKQVEKRDQLQESYDRAKSTADKLRTQLTELKSRVTEMKDQRNTLIAQAEAAKTQQKINQTMSGVGTNDVGATFNRMEEKIKRMHDEADAAYELANEDKSLDDKFAEVLKDARTTAVDDELAALKAELDANK, from the coding sequence ATGAGTATATTTGATAGATTATTCCGCATTGGTAAAGCAAATGTAAATGCAGCCATTGATAAAATTGAAGATCCGGTAAAAATTATTGATCAGGTGCTTCGTGAACTTGATGAAGATGTAGAGAAAGTAACAGCTGCAGTTACATCTCAAATGGCTGTTGAAAAGAGGTTCCAACGTGAACTTTCAGGAGCTGAGGAACTTGTTGCTCGTCGTGATGCACAAGCTCGTCAAGCACTTGCAGCGAACAATGAAGATCTAGCTCGAGAAGCACTGCTAGATAAGAAGAAACAAGTTGAGAAGCGTGATCAACTTCAAGAAAGTTATGATCGTGCCAAATCAACAGCTGATAAACTTCGTACGCAATTAACTGAATTGAAATCTCGTGTAACAGAGATGAAAGATCAACGTAATACTTTGATCGCACAAGCTGAAGCAGCAAAAACTCAACAAAAAATTAATCAAACGATGTCTGGTGTAGGCACTAATGACGTCGGTGCTACATTTAATCGTATGGAAGAAAAGATTAAAAGAATGCATGATGAGGCAGACGCAGCGTATGAACTTGCTAACGAAGACAAATCTTTAGACGATAAATTTGCTGAAGTGTTGAAAGATGCTCGTACTACTGCTGTAGACGATGAGTTAGCTGCACTTAAAGCTGAACTTGATGCAAATAAATAA
- a CDS encoding ROK family protein: MLRIGAIEAGGTKIICGIGNELGHIERKISFPTETPIIAMEKIKEFFANEQLDALGVGTFGPIDVNKASETYGFITTTPKPGWGNFNILAELRKTINVPIGFDTDVNGAALAEATWGSAKGMKSCVYYTIGTGVGVGVYAEGRLIHGLLHPEAGHIPVKRHPDDTYEGSCPYHKDCLEGVAAGPAIERRYGVKGSELSVDHEAWKIEAYYIAQALTSTVLLLSPEKIILGGGVMHQEQLFPLIREQLQQNLNGYVQDPMILENIDQYVVAPGLGDNAGLCGAIAIGLLALD, translated from the coding sequence TTGTTGAGAATTGGAGCGATTGAAGCTGGTGGCACAAAAATTATCTGTGGTATTGGTAATGAGCTTGGTCATATCGAACGGAAAATTAGTTTCCCTACGGAAACACCAATTATAGCAATGGAGAAAATTAAAGAATTTTTCGCTAATGAACAATTGGATGCATTAGGTGTAGGAACTTTTGGCCCTATTGATGTAAACAAAGCAAGTGAAACATATGGTTTTATAACAACGACTCCTAAGCCTGGTTGGGGGAATTTCAATATATTGGCGGAATTAAGAAAAACGATCAACGTTCCGATTGGGTTTGATACTGATGTGAATGGCGCTGCACTTGCAGAAGCTACTTGGGGAAGTGCCAAAGGCATGAAGAGTTGCGTCTATTACACGATAGGGACAGGAGTTGGCGTAGGTGTATATGCTGAAGGTCGACTTATCCATGGACTTCTACATCCTGAAGCGGGACATATTCCGGTTAAGCGACATCCTGATGATACATATGAAGGTTCTTGTCCGTATCATAAAGATTGTCTTGAAGGTGTAGCAGCAGGTCCGGCAATTGAACGTCGTTATGGTGTGAAAGGTTCTGAATTATCAGTTGATCATGAAGCTTGGAAGATAGAAGCATACTATATTGCTCAAGCACTTACATCAACTGTATTATTGCTTTCGCCTGAAAAGATTATATTAGGTGGTGGTGTGATGCACCAAGAACAACTTTTCCCTCTTATTCGTGAGCAATTACAACAAAACTTGAATGGATATGTTCAAGACCCGATGATATTGGAAAATATTGATCAATATGTAGTTGCTCCAGGATTAGGTGATAATGCTGGTTTATGTGGAGCTATCGCAATCGGATTACTAGCACTTGATTAA
- a CDS encoding CPBP family glutamic-type intramembrane protease has translation MELLLELLWILFPVLLVMLLLYMMVAHKKIVWKIVIFIASFVIIEIMFLYKQLWWLQGEHRRLDIEFTSDGWILFTLSLIGLLIVVGCILFQVKLNRYVIWAGSSIFKSVMYGSIGAIILIIPVLLLNLHTFGEVPFDGNVTLLISIILFILVGKAIEELIFRGYLQGYLDRLYSPFMSAFITTAIYSLLHLLILILLKEHYLLASMQSIYIGIVCSFLRYRYGILASTLANALAIICWYLFI, from the coding sequence ATGGAGTTATTACTGGAATTGTTGTGGATCTTATTTCCTGTTCTTCTTGTGATGCTTCTCTTATATATGATGGTGGCACATAAGAAAATAGTTTGGAAAATAGTTATTTTCATTGCTAGCTTTGTTATTATAGAGATTATGTTTCTGTACAAGCAATTATGGTGGCTACAAGGTGAGCATCGGAGACTAGACATTGAATTTACTTCTGATGGATGGATACTATTCACATTAAGCCTTATTGGATTACTGATCGTTGTAGGATGTATCTTATTTCAAGTAAAGTTGAATCGATATGTCATCTGGGCTGGTTCGAGTATATTTAAATCTGTTATGTACGGTTCAATTGGTGCGATCATACTTATAATACCTGTCTTATTATTAAATCTACACACATTTGGAGAAGTTCCGTTTGATGGGAATGTAACTCTTTTAATATCAATTATTTTGTTTATTTTAGTAGGAAAGGCTATTGAGGAACTAATATTTAGAGGATATTTACAAGGATATTTAGATCGGTTGTATTCTCCTTTTATGTCAGCCTTTATTACTACGGCAATATATAGTTTGCTGCACCTTTTGATACTGATCTTATTAAAAGAACACTATTTATTAGCTTCAATGCAGAGTATATATATAGGCATAGTTTGCTCTTTCTTACGTTATCGCTACGGTATTCTGGCTTCAACGCTAGCTAATGCGCTCGCAATTATTTGTTGGTACTTATTCATTTAA
- a CDS encoding carbohydrate-binding domain-containing protein: MKSNIYQWLGISMLTMSLMLAGCTSNPSEVTTGITSENDKGSTSKVLSAEFDAEDLDSNWDEKSSKQIALNGDSITTSASSGVFIEGTTVTIALPGTYVVSGELNDGQIHVKLENNGNVKLILNGATIHNEDSAAIYVEKAGKTIITLAEGTQNSLSDGSDYVYEDNADEPSGTLYSKDDLSINGAGTLIVNASFNDAIVGKDTLKLVEGTYVVTSVDDGIIGRDVLAIRTGKYTLDVAGDAMKSTNDNTEELGAIYIVDGTFDITSGNDGIDSIGAAVIENGQFNIVSGEGSESKIDETTSAKGIKSATELTMYKGTFNVDSADDAFHSNGNVNVHGGQYSITTGDDGFHADSALTINDGVVQINGSYEGLEGNQITVNGGNISIIASDDGVNVAGGNDESAFGGRGGASFATESDALLKITGGQIKVDAKGDGLDSNGNFEMSGGTVVVNGPEDNGNGPLDYDGTFNMSGGTLVAVGSSGMALAPSEISTQAALLMYYTETQAANTLVQLANEAGEIIVAFEPDKTYQSVMISSPLIEQGQSYTLYSGGQTVLDDILNIAEDTTGSLGNKIVSFTLADKISYVDANGITTSRGGMGGFGGGMGGGRGPMGGRSDDNGEMPAMPDGEMPTRPEGTNGEMTMPDGEMPTRPEGTNGE; the protein is encoded by the coding sequence ATGAAGTCGAATATATACCAATGGCTTGGCATATCAATGCTAACGATGAGTTTAATGTTAGCTGGTTGTACAAGTAATCCTAGCGAAGTAACGACAGGGATTACATCTGAGAATGATAAAGGTTCAACGTCAAAAGTATTGTCAGCTGAATTTGATGCGGAGGATTTAGATAGTAACTGGGATGAAAAATCTTCTAAGCAAATTGCTTTAAATGGTGATTCGATCACAACATCAGCATCAAGTGGTGTGTTTATTGAAGGGACAACCGTTACGATAGCTCTTCCGGGTACTTATGTCGTAAGTGGTGAGCTTAATGATGGTCAAATTCATGTGAAACTTGAAAATAACGGGAATGTGAAACTTATCCTTAATGGAGCAACTATTCATAATGAAGATAGCGCAGCTATTTATGTAGAAAAGGCAGGGAAGACCATTATTACGCTAGCTGAAGGTACGCAAAATAGTCTTTCAGACGGTTCTGACTATGTGTATGAAGATAATGCAGATGAGCCTTCAGGAACCTTGTATAGTAAGGATGATCTTTCGATCAATGGAGCAGGAACTTTAATCGTTAATGCGAGCTTTAATGACGCAATTGTTGGAAAAGATACTTTGAAATTAGTAGAAGGTACATATGTTGTAACTTCTGTGGATGATGGTATTATTGGTCGAGATGTGCTTGCAATTCGTACAGGTAAGTATACATTAGACGTAGCCGGCGATGCGATGAAATCGACTAATGATAATACTGAGGAATTAGGTGCTATATATATCGTAGATGGTACATTTGATATCACTTCTGGCAACGATGGGATTGATTCTATCGGAGCAGCCGTTATCGAAAATGGTCAATTCAATATTGTATCTGGTGAAGGTAGTGAATCAAAAATTGATGAAACAACTAGTGCCAAAGGAATTAAGTCAGCAACGGAGTTAACGATGTATAAGGGTACATTCAATGTTGATAGTGCTGATGATGCTTTTCATAGTAATGGCAATGTAAATGTTCATGGTGGACAATATTCGATTACAACCGGTGATGATGGTTTCCATGCGGACAGTGCATTAACAATTAATGATGGAGTTGTACAAATTAATGGAAGTTACGAAGGACTAGAAGGTAATCAAATTACAGTAAATGGCGGTAACATATCAATTATAGCTTCTGATGATGGTGTTAATGTTGCAGGTGGTAATGATGAATCGGCATTTGGCGGAAGAGGTGGAGCTAGCTTTGCTACAGAATCTGATGCTTTATTGAAAATAACTGGTGGACAAATTAAAGTTGATGCAAAAGGCGATGGTTTAGATTCTAACGGGAATTTTGAGATGAGCGGAGGTACAGTAGTAGTTAATGGACCTGAGGATAATGGCAACGGACCATTAGATTATGACGGCACATTCAATATGTCAGGAGGTACATTAGTAGCTGTTGGTTCTAGTGGCATGGCTCTAGCGCCATCTGAGATATCTACTCAAGCTGCATTATTAATGTACTACACAGAAACTCAAGCTGCAAATACACTTGTTCAATTAGCTAATGAAGCAGGTGAAATTATCGTTGCTTTCGAACCAGACAAAACCTATCAATCCGTAATGATTAGTTCTCCACTTATTGAACAAGGTCAATCTTATACATTGTACTCTGGTGGTCAAACGGTATTGGATGACATATTAAATATTGCAGAAGACACAACAGGTTCTCTTGGTAATAAAATAGTAAGTTTTACACTTGCTGATAAAATTTCATATGTAGATGCTAACGGAATAACGACATCCAGAGGCGGAATGGGTGGCTTTGGTGGTGGCATGGGCGGCGGCAGAGGTCCAATGGGTGGAAGAAGCGATGATAATGGTGAGATGCCAGCAATGCCAGATGGTGAGATGCCAACAAGACCTGAAGGTACAAATGGCGAGATGACAATGCCAGACGGAGAGATGCCAACAAGACCTGAGGGTACAAATGGAGAATAA
- a CDS encoding cation:proton antiporter, with the protein MEFIITLVIILLSTKISGHISVKLGQPAVLGKLIIGIVLGPAVFGWVQSDELLTTFANIGVLLLMFIAGLETDIEQMKKTWKSALAVAIGGIILPFIGGYTVGLAFGFSSNHSLFFATLFCATSVSISVQVLKELDQLNSREGATILGAAVIDDVLVVILLAFMMSFTGADEGSSIGMLVLNKVIFFVIIVLASIFIVPLLMKCLGKLKVTEPVISIAIVICFGFAYFAEYMHMAGIIGAFAAGIAVGQTPFRKTVEHKVEPIAYTLFVPVFFVSIGLDVSFVGIGDQIGFLIIITIMAIVTKLIGCWVGARLTGFNSKPALIIGAGMVSRGEVALIIAATGLSSQLLHPEYFTSIVIMVIVTTIVTPPLLKFMFTKNEKVTA; encoded by the coding sequence ATGGAATTTATTATTACACTCGTTATCATTTTACTTTCAACGAAAATTTCAGGTCATATTTCAGTTAAGCTTGGTCAACCTGCTGTTCTGGGGAAGTTAATAATAGGTATCGTACTTGGTCCAGCAGTATTTGGATGGGTACAAAGTGATGAGCTATTAACTACGTTTGCTAATATAGGTGTTCTATTACTTATGTTCATTGCAGGACTTGAAACAGATATAGAACAAATGAAAAAAACTTGGAAATCAGCATTAGCCGTTGCCATAGGTGGTATCATATTGCCTTTTATCGGTGGTTATACTGTTGGTCTGGCCTTTGGATTCAGTTCTAATCATTCATTGTTCTTTGCAACGCTATTTTGTGCTACATCCGTAAGTATTTCCGTTCAAGTGTTGAAGGAATTGGATCAATTGAATTCAAGAGAAGGCGCTACAATTTTAGGCGCTGCTGTTATTGATGACGTACTTGTCGTAATTTTATTAGCATTTATGATGAGTTTTACTGGTGCAGATGAAGGTAGTTCAATTGGAATGCTCGTACTTAATAAAGTGATTTTCTTTGTTATTATTGTATTAGCGAGCATATTTATCGTACCGCTATTAATGAAATGTTTAGGGAAATTAAAGGTGACAGAGCCTGTTATATCAATAGCGATTGTTATTTGTTTTGGCTTTGCTTACTTTGCAGAATATATGCATATGGCAGGAATTATTGGAGCATTTGCAGCTGGTATTGCTGTAGGACAAACTCCATTTAGAAAAACGGTTGAACACAAAGTTGAACCGATCGCTTATACACTTTTCGTTCCAGTGTTTTTTGTAAGTATTGGACTTGATGTATCATTTGTTGGAATTGGCGATCAAATCGGATTTTTAATAATAATAACGATTATGGCGATTGTAACGAAGCTTATTGGTTGTTGGGTGGGAGCAAGACTAACAGGATTTAATTCAAAGCCGGCACTTATCATTGGAGCGGGTATGGTATCTCGTGGAGAGGTTGCGTTAATTATTGCAGCAACCGGTCTTTCATCACAGTTATTACATCCAGAGTACTTTACATCTATCGTTATTATGGTTATTGTCACAACAATCGTTACTCCACCCTTATTGAAATTTATGTTTACGAAAAATGAGAAAGTAACAGCATAA
- the murI gene encoding glutamate racemase, with the protein MTIGIFDSGMGGLTVLSEAVRRIPMEDYYFVADTLHVPYGTKTKDEVHGYILDTVHGMMKQDIDALVIACNTATSIAVETLRNEYPNLPIIGMEPAVKPAVEMNHSTGRRVLVFATPLTLSLPKYYALVSRVDDSGIVDSLPMEKLVPFCESMKYDTEEVKQYFLEQLAPFDLENYGIIVLGCTHYPYFKPLLREILPSHIDIVDGSTGTVRRLAALLHRYGMARGKGSGKVIFHNTSGDILYNERMKDALSYLQRNQL; encoded by the coding sequence ATGACAATAGGTATTTTTGACTCAGGAATGGGTGGGTTAACTGTATTATCTGAAGCAGTTCGACGCATACCAATGGAAGATTATTATTTTGTTGCAGATACTTTGCATGTTCCTTATGGAACAAAAACAAAAGATGAAGTACATGGTTATATTCTTGACACCGTTCACGGTATGATGAAGCAAGATATAGACGCACTTGTAATAGCCTGCAATACAGCTACAAGCATTGCTGTAGAAACATTACGAAACGAGTATCCTAACTTGCCTATTATCGGAATGGAGCCAGCAGTTAAGCCTGCAGTAGAGATGAATCATTCCACCGGACGAAGAGTGCTAGTATTTGCTACGCCCCTTACACTGTCTTTACCAAAATACTATGCTCTTGTTTCACGTGTAGATGATTCCGGAATCGTCGATTCTTTACCAATGGAGAAGCTTGTACCTTTTTGTGAAAGTATGAAGTATGATACAGAAGAAGTGAAACAGTACTTTTTAGAACAATTAGCACCTTTTGATCTAGAAAATTACGGAATCATTGTGCTAGGTTGTACACATTACCCTTATTTCAAGCCATTATTACGAGAAATCTTACCTTCTCATATTGATATTGTCGATGGTAGTACGGGGACTGTACGACGTCTTGCTGCACTATTACATCGATACGGTATGGCTCGAGGTAAAGGTAGTGGAAAAGTGATATTCCATAACACGAGTGGAGATATATTATATAATGAACGTATGAAGGATGCCCTTAGCTACTTGCAACGAAATCAACTTTGA
- a CDS encoding D-glycerate dehydrogenase, whose protein sequence is MKPLIFVDRRLPHDVLQYLEEHCTVKTWGKDEERNPEQLLHYLQDVDGFFNSSSVKIDNKLLDAAPNLKVVSTMSVGYNHFDIEQLKQRNIIGTHTPYVLDDTVADLVMGLMLSTARRIAQLDTYIKEGNWKGNEGKKLFGIDVHHRKLGIIGMGRIGEVIAKRASLGFDMDVMYYNRSRKIEVEEKFDLSYVSMDHLLEQCDFIVIMLPLTDESRNMIGKEQFARMKNDAIFINASRGGTVIEQDLIDALQQGQIRGAGLDVFAQEPLPSNHPFLKLSNVVLTPHIGSATEATRHDMAKLAARNLVHALQGKEDANIIKELL, encoded by the coding sequence ATGAAACCACTAATATTTGTAGATCGAAGATTGCCACACGATGTGCTGCAATATCTCGAGGAGCACTGTACTGTAAAAACATGGGGCAAAGACGAAGAACGTAATCCGGAGCAATTACTTCATTATTTACAAGATGTCGATGGCTTTTTCAATAGCAGTTCTGTAAAGATAGATAATAAGTTATTAGATGCAGCACCGAATTTGAAAGTTGTTAGTACGATGAGTGTTGGCTACAATCATTTTGATATAGAACAGTTAAAGCAACGAAACATTATTGGAACGCATACGCCGTATGTTCTTGATGATACGGTTGCGGATCTTGTTATGGGACTAATGCTTTCTACAGCACGTAGAATTGCACAATTAGATACATACATTAAAGAAGGAAACTGGAAAGGAAATGAAGGGAAAAAGCTATTTGGAATCGATGTTCATCACCGTAAATTAGGTATTATTGGGATGGGACGTATAGGAGAAGTTATTGCAAAACGAGCATCATTAGGATTTGATATGGATGTTATGTATTATAATCGTTCACGGAAAATAGAAGTGGAAGAGAAATTCGATTTATCGTATGTTTCAATGGATCACTTACTAGAGCAATGTGATTTTATCGTCATTATGTTGCCTTTAACGGATGAAAGTAGAAATATGATTGGTAAAGAACAATTTGCTAGGATGAAAAATGACGCTATATTTATTAATGCTTCCCGTGGAGGTACTGTTATAGAACAGGATCTAATCGATGCATTGCAGCAGGGGCAGATTAGAGGTGCCGGCCTAGATGTATTTGCACAGGAGCCCTTACCGAGCAATCACCCATTCTTGAAGTTATCTAATGTTGTACTGACTCCGCATATTGGATCAGCAACAGAGGCGACAAGGCATGATATGGCTAAGCTTGCTGCACGTAACCTTGTTCATGCCTTACAAGGGAAAGAAGACGCTAATATTATTAAAGAATTATTATAA
- a CDS encoding Crp/Fnr family transcriptional regulator — protein sequence MKKIDTVKLRASIPFFQDIDQQLLDQLTPYMKEVSFTKGNVIFHEGDEGNQIFFIRTGMVCIYTSNKAKRITLAYLDKGEYFGEMALMQPGLLRSATAEAMTSVKAYALHRADFQQLVEKDRNVPFLILNYTMERLRKANQQIYDLTFLNVQHRIIRRLLDLCKEFGNLRTDGAYQLTVKITHQQLADAVGAARETVSKVLIDLQDQQLILFQNKKLIVLQLAQLEQKIEGWYYPSQPISE from the coding sequence TTGAAAAAAATAGATACCGTTAAATTACGCGCCTCAATACCATTCTTTCAAGACATCGATCAACAGTTATTAGATCAGCTTACGCCTTATATGAAGGAAGTAAGTTTTACAAAAGGGAATGTTATCTTTCATGAAGGAGATGAAGGTAATCAAATTTTCTTCATTCGAACAGGTATGGTTTGTATATATACATCTAACAAAGCGAAACGTATTACGTTAGCCTACTTAGATAAAGGTGAATATTTCGGAGAAATGGCTTTGATGCAACCTGGCCTCCTACGCTCAGCTACTGCTGAAGCGATGACCTCTGTAAAAGCATATGCTTTGCATCGTGCAGATTTCCAACAGTTAGTCGAGAAAGATCGTAATGTTCCATTTCTAATATTAAACTATACGATGGAACGTCTCCGTAAAGCTAATCAACAAATTTATGATTTAACATTTCTCAATGTACAGCATCGAATAATTCGTCGATTGCTTGATCTTTGCAAAGAATTTGGAAATTTACGTACTGATGGAGCATATCAACTCACTGTTAAAATCACTCATCAACAACTTGCAGACGCTGTGGGAGCAGCTAGAGAGACCGTTTCAAAAGTTTTAATAGATCTTCAAGATCAACAATTAATACTATTTCAGAATAAAAAGCTAATCGTACTCCAATTAGCGCAATTGGAGCAAAAAATAGAAGGCTGGTATTATCCATCTCAACCTATCTCTGAGTAA
- the infC gene encoding translation initiation factor IF-3: MNMLMNEKIKASEVELTGLNGENLGTMTTKAALALAKQYKADLVCTNLLSSPPPCQLMAKGMAKQTKNIEKSAASPKKVKEIRLTPYIEDHDYDTKIRQCVSLLQSGHPVALIVKIQGKEGIAAKALLERMLITLKADGTKQAGIHVSGKQASVTVLPK; this comes from the coding sequence ATGAATATGCTGATGAACGAAAAGATAAAAGCTTCTGAGGTAGAACTTACAGGGCTTAATGGAGAAAATCTTGGTACGATGACTACAAAAGCAGCGTTAGCATTAGCGAAACAATATAAAGCTGATCTAGTGTGTACAAATTTACTTTCAAGTCCACCTCCTTGTCAATTAATGGCCAAAGGAATGGCGAAGCAAACAAAAAATATAGAGAAGTCGGCAGCTTCTCCAAAAAAAGTTAAAGAAATCCGTTTAACTCCGTATATTGAAGATCATGATTATGATACTAAAATCCGACAATGTGTTTCTTTGCTTCAATCAGGGCATCCAGTTGCTCTAATCGTGAAGATTCAAGGCAAAGAAGGTATCGCTGCCAAAGCTTTACTTGAACGAATGCTCATTACATTAAAAGCAGACGGTACGAAACAAGCAGGGATTCATGTAAGTGGCAAACAGGCTTCGGTAACTGTCCTACCGAAATAG
- the nrdR gene encoding transcriptional regulator NrdR encodes MKCPYCDYSGTKVLDSRPANENKSIRRRRECEQCSRRFTTFEMVEETPLIVIKKDGSREEFSRDKILRGLIRACEKRPVPVERLEVIVSEVEKELRTTAHAEVESSDIGSIVMTQLYPVDEVAYVRFASVYRQFKDIDMFMKELNGILSNPNPNLRSD; translated from the coding sequence ATGAAATGTCCATACTGTGATTACTCTGGTACGAAGGTTTTAGATTCTCGTCCAGCTAACGAAAATAAGTCAATCCGTCGAAGACGTGAATGTGAGCAATGCAGCAGGCGCTTCACAACCTTTGAAATGGTTGAGGAAACTCCATTGATTGTCATTAAGAAGGATGGAAGTCGTGAGGAATTTAGTCGCGATAAAATATTACGTGGTTTGATTCGAGCTTGTGAGAAGAGACCAGTTCCAGTTGAGCGCTTGGAAGTTATCGTCTCAGAAGTAGAGAAAGAACTTAGAACAACTGCGCATGCTGAAGTAGAAAGTAGTGATATTGGTTCGATCGTTATGACTCAATTGTATCCTGTTGATGAAGTAGCATATGTTCGCTTTGCCTCTGTATACCGTCAATTTAAGGATATTGATATGTTTATGAAGGAATTAAACGGCATTCTATCCAATCCTAATCCTAATCTAAGATCAGATTAG
- a CDS encoding alpha/beta-type small acid-soluble spore protein, whose amino-acid sequence MAQNRSSNSLLVPQATAALDRMKYEVAQELGIAIPQDGYYGNITTRDAGYIGGSITRRLVQIAEQSLAGQS is encoded by the coding sequence ATGGCACAAAATCGCAGCAGCAACTCATTGCTTGTCCCTCAAGCAACAGCAGCTCTTGATCGTATGAAATATGAAGTAGCACAAGAGCTAGGAATTGCTATCCCGCAAGATGGTTACTACGGTAACATCACTACGAGAGATGCAGGCTACATTGGTGGTTCTATCACTCGTCGTTTAGTTCAGATTGCTGAACAATCTTTAGCAGGTCAAAGTTAA
- a CDS encoding lytic transglycosylase domain-containing protein: protein MKRKKFRSRLLLVVVVCFIVFLFGKSDWFIQKLYPVKYNGLIIESSEKYNVDPHLIAAVIRVESNFQTGRESPKGAVGLMQLMPTTSDWIIERANLEHIPAEKLLHDPTMNIELGTWYLNHLLEQFDGEKVKAIAAYNAGPGNVSKWIEQGTWSGEFATSDDIPFGETRRYVQKVIYYYNKYKELYPQL, encoded by the coding sequence ATGAAGAGAAAAAAATTCAGAAGTCGGTTGTTATTAGTAGTTGTTGTATGTTTTATCGTTTTTTTATTTGGAAAATCGGACTGGTTTATACAGAAATTATATCCTGTAAAGTACAATGGACTCATTATTGAAAGCTCCGAAAAATATAATGTTGATCCACATCTTATTGCGGCGGTCATTAGAGTGGAATCTAATTTTCAAACAGGTCGTGAATCACCAAAAGGGGCAGTTGGTTTAATGCAGTTAATGCCAACTACATCGGATTGGATCATTGAGCGAGCGAATTTAGAACATATTCCGGCAGAGAAATTATTACATGATCCAACAATGAATATTGAGTTAGGAACATGGTATTTGAATCATTTGTTAGAACAGTTTGACGGAGAGAAAGTTAAAGCGATAGCAGCTTATAATGCAGGTCCTGGAAATGTATCGAAATGGATTGAGCAAGGGACTTGGTCAGGGGAATTTGCTACTTCAGATGATATTCCATTTGGTGAGACAAGACGCTATGTACAGAAAGTGATTTATTATTATAATAAATATAAAGAACTGTACCCGCAATTATAA
- the coaE gene encoding dephospho-CoA kinase (Dephospho-CoA kinase (CoaE) performs the final step in coenzyme A biosynthesis.): MLIGLTGGIASGKSSVSSLLVKHGALLVDADQVARDIVEQGQPALKEITSFFGQAILHENGSLNRAALGAIVFSDKDKLAKLESITHPAIRSKMLSTIDRYKDENPDAIIVADIPLLYETNQMHLYEAIVVVYVPRKMQIERLVARNNITLDVATSRVDIQMDIEQKRALADYVIDNSGSIEETEKQVVELIQRLVSV, from the coding sequence TTGTTAATTGGTTTGACAGGCGGTATTGCAAGTGGGAAAAGTTCAGTTAGTAGTCTGCTTGTTAAGCATGGTGCCTTACTTGTCGATGCAGATCAGGTTGCTCGTGATATTGTCGAGCAGGGGCAACCTGCCCTTAAGGAGATTACCTCCTTTTTTGGACAAGCCATACTACATGAAAACGGTAGTCTTAATAGGGCGGCTTTAGGTGCTATTGTTTTTTCAGATAAGGACAAGCTGGCAAAGTTAGAATCGATTACACATCCAGCTATTCGTTCAAAAATGTTATCAACAATAGACCGTTATAAAGATGAAAATCCAGATGCAATTATTGTTGCTGATATTCCATTATTGTATGAAACTAATCAGATGCATTTATATGAAGCAATTGTTGTAGTGTACGTACCCAGAAAAATGCAAATAGAGCGGTTGGTAGCTAGAAATAACATTACGCTAGATGTAGCGACTTCTAGAGTAGATATTCAGATGGATATTGAACAGAAGAGAGCGTTAGCTGATTATGTAATTGATAATTCTGGGTCGATTGAGGAAACAGAGAAGCAAGTGGTTGAGCTTATTCAAAGGCTGGTAAGTGTATGA